The sequence GCAATCCGCAGTTTTGATGACCAGTGCCTGACCGGGGATGGAAGTGGCCAGGCCGTCGCCCTCCAAGGCCGGCATATCGCGAATATCCGCTGGGTCCGGGTCGAAGATCATCTCGTCGCCATGCACTTGCCTGAGTTCCTGCCAATGGACGAACCCAAGGCCGAGCTGCATGGATTTGCGATTAGCCAATACACGTTCGGGCCTGTCGCCCACCTCCAGGGAGATGTTGGCGCGGTCGAAGGGCGCGGCGCTGCCGCCCCCCATGCGCGTGCCGAAGACGCAGCCAATCTGCGGCAGATCGGGAAACGCGAAGGAAAGATGCCGGACCGAGGGGAAGGTCCTCATGACACCACCTCGATGACGTCGTTTTCAGTGACCAAGCAGTGCACGGCACGATCCCATGGGTCGACCGGCAGTTCATCCACGACCTGAAATGAGTAGGCCGGAGCCACAAGCAGACACTGCGCCAGGGCCGGGCTGGCCAGCAGACGGTCGTAATAGCCGCCGCCATAACCGAGTCTGCGCCCGCGACGGTCGAAAGCCAAGCCGGGAATGATAGCTAAATCCGGCGCGAAATCATCGACTGTGGCGCACACGCCCGGGTCCGGTTCCGGAATGCCGTAGGCTCCAGGAAGCAGCTCCTCACGACAGCCCAGGCAGGCCAAATGCATGACTCCCGGTTTATCCGACTCGCAGCGTGGCAGGAGCACTCTGATCTTGCGCCGCAGGAGATCGTCCAGCAATTGCCCGGTGCCAACCTCGTTGCGCACGGCCATGTACAAAAGCACCTCTCGCGCCCGGCCAAAGGCCGGCATGGCGGTGATAGCCGTCTGGATGGCCGCCGAAGCCCGATCAACCCAGTCAAGCGCCAAGGCGCTTCGCCTTGCGAGCATGTCCCTGCGCAAGTACGCTTTGCTTGTGGTCATGGCTGAGTGACCCTAGCATGGTGTGCGAGCGTAACGCAATATGGCTAATCCAATGGCTTTTTGCTAAAATGGGATCAGTAGAACAAGGAGGCGAGTGTGAAAGGGCTGTATTGGATCGTCTTTGGCGACATGCATGGGCAGACCGGCAACGTGGCCCGCATTCCAGGCATCCGGGAAGCCGAAGGCATCATCATCAGCGGCGACCTGACCAACCATGGCGGCCCGAACGAGGTCATGGCGGTGGTCGAAGCCGTAAGGAGAGTGAATTCGCGAGTGCTTGCCCAGATTGGCAACATGGACAAGCCGGCTGCGGACAAGGCGCTGTTCGATGCCGGGTTGAATCTGCACCGCGCAGGCCTGGAACTGGCTCCCGGGCTCGGCATCATGGGCGTTGGCTACTCCACGCCCACGCCCTTCAACACTCCGAGCGAGGCCAAGGAAGACGTCATCGCTGAGTGGCTGCGCGAAACGCACAAACTCATCAACGACTGCGAGCGGCTCGTTCTCGTGTCGCATACGCCGCCGCACGGCACGGCCACCGACGTCATCGGCACCGGCGCCCACGTGGGCAGCACCTCCGTGCGTCAGTTCATCGAACGGGTTCAGCCGGAGTTGTGCATCACCGGACACATCCATGAATCCAGGGCCGAAGACGTCATCGGCAGGACACGGATTCTCAATCCCGGCGCCCTGGCGGAAGGCGGATATGTACGTCTTATCTGGGACGGCGGCGACGTCTCGGCAACGCTGGAAAGCATGTGAGGGCGTGCGGGACATGAAGCTTCTGAGTTGGAATGTTAACGGTTTCCGGGCCGTGGCCGGCAAAAACTTTTTGGATTGGCTGCGCGCGTCCGCTGCGGATGTGGTCTGCTTGCAGGAAACCAAGCTGTGGCCCGAGCAGATCACCGAGCAGGAGCTGCACCCGGACGGCTATACCGGAGTCTGGAACTCGCACGCCACGCGCAAGGGCTATTCCGGCGTGGCATCGCTCTTCACGCGCAAGCCTCTGTCCACTTCCTTCGGCCTGCCGGATGCGCGCTTCCGCGGCGAAGGGCGGCTGATTTGTCTTGAGTATGAACGTTTCTACTTGTGCAACGTCTATTTCCCAAACGGCCAGAAAGGCGGCGAGCGGCTGCGCTTCAAGCTTGGCTATTACGACGCTTTTCTGGATTATGCCTTGGAACTGCGCAAGCACAAGCCCGTTGTGGTCTGCGGCGACTTCAACACCGCGCACAAGGAAATCGACTTGGCCCATCCGGCAGCCAACGCGCACACCTCTGGCTTCCTGCCCGAGGAACGCCAGTGGCTGGACCGTTTTGTCGCCGCTGGCTTTGTGGATACCTTTCGCCTGTTCGAGCCGGGCGGCGGCCATTACACTTGGTGGAGCTACTTCACCAAAGCGCGCGAGCGCAACGTGGGTTGGCGCATCGACTATTTCTTCGTATCAGAGGAGTTGCGAGGAGCGGTGAAACGGGCTTGGATCGAACCCGGTGTGCCCGGATCGGACCACTGCCCCGTGGGGCTGGAGTTGGACGGTTAAGAATGCAGCGAATACGGGCGGGGTAATAGTTTCACGAGTGCCGGTCAGCCCTGCCCGCCCCTTAGGGACAGAAGCAGATCGCAGGTCTTTGTCAGCAGTTCATCATCCTCTCCGAAGCGGGCCTGTAAAAGGGTCAGAGCGTCCTTAAAGTCGGCCTTGTCCGGCATTGCCACGCAGGCCGTTTCCGCAATCCGGCGCAATATGTCCTGATCCTGCGCCTCGCTCATACTTGAAAGCCCGGAAGCCGATTCCGACCTGTGCATATCCCCTGCTCCATTGCGGCAAACCATCAATATGCGCGGAATGCCCTTGTCTGTGATGGCCTCGACCCGTTTTTCAACGAGCTGTCATGCTTCAGCCAGTTCAGCGGAAATGGATGATGCCGGACAATGGCGCGGTTATTCCTGGACCTGGATGTTGTACGCCTTGAGCTTGCGGTAGAGCGAGGAGCGCTCCATGCCCACGGCGTCGGCCAGCTTGCTCACGCTGCCGCTGCACTCCCGGAGCTTGGCCTCCAGGAAACGGGTTTCGAACACCATACGCGCAGTCTTGAGGTCCAGGTCGGGCTGGCATGCCAAATCCGAGCCCAGGACATGGTCTTCATCAATGCCGCCGGTTATTTCGGGAGGCAGCTCCCGCGGGCCGACCATCTGGCCGGCGTACATGATGAGCATGCGCTCCACGAAATTCTTGAGTTCACGCACATTGCCCGGCCAAGGATAACGTTGAAGGATTTCCAGGGCCTCCGGTGTGAAGGTCAGAGGCTTGAAATTGTGCGCCCGGACGAGCAGGTCAAGGAATTCCTCGATGAGCAAGGGGATATCCTCCGCTCGCTTGCGCAAGGGAGGAACTTCCAGCGGGAAAACCTTGAGCCGGTAGTATAGGTCCTCGCGGAAGTTGCCGGCCTTAATCTCGGTCGGCAGATCCTTGTTGGTGGCCGCGATGACCCGCACGTCCACGGTAATGGTCTTGCGCCCTCCGATGCGCTCGAAGGATTGCTCCTGAAGGATGCGCAAGATTTTCGCCTGGGTCTTGAGGCTCATATCGCCGATTTCGTCCAGGAACAGTGTACCGTGGTTAGCCAACTCGAACTTTCCAGCCTGGGCCTTGTCCGCGCCAGTGAAGGAGCCTTTCTCGTGACCGAAAAGCTCGCTCTCGATAAGTTCTTCGGGAATGGCCGCGCAATTGACGGCGATCATGGGCCGCTTGGCACGCCGGCTGCCGGCGTGGACCTGCCGGGCAACGATCTCCTTACCCGTGCCGTTCTCGCCGGTGATGAGTACCCACGCGTCAGTTGGAGCTACACGCGCGACCTGCTCACGCAGCCGCACAATGGATGGCGCGTTGCCAGTAAGACTCTCCGCTCTGTCGGTATTCACCTGGGCCCGCAGTTCCAGGTTCTCGCGCAGCAGTTTGCCGAATTCCAAGGCCTTATTGACGGTGATGACGACCTTTTCCAGGGACAAGGGCTTTTCGATGAAGTCGAAAGCGCCTTTCTTGATGGCTGAAACGGCTGTTTCGACGTTGCCATGGCCCGAGATCATTATCACCGGAACATCGACCTGACCCTCGCGTACCTTTTCCAATACGTGCAGGCCGTCCATGCCAGGCAACCAAATGTCCAGGAAGACCAGGTCCGGCCCCTGGTTTTCCACCATTTCCAGCCCCTGCTCGCCGCTGCCTGCCTCGATGACCTCGTGGCCTTCGTCTTCAAGCACGCCGCGCAAGGAAAAACGGATGCTTTCTTCGTCGTCGATGATAAGTATGCGCGCGCTCATGCCTTTCTCCTGAAGGAGTGGTCATTTGCAGCCGTGACATGCCGTGCAGGCAGGGAGGCAGCCAAATCTTCTGGCTGTCCTTACGGCATCAAAGCAGGTCAGACGTGAATTGAAAGCCTTTGTCCCGGAAAAGGCTCAGGCAGATATCCACACATTCTGCATCGTACAATCGCTCTCTGTTCCTGGCAATCTCCTCCAAGGCCCTTTCGATGCCCAAGGCGGCCCGGTAAGGCCTGTGGGAGGACATGGCTTCCACCACGTCGGCCACGGAAATGATGCGCGCCTCACAGCAGATGTCCTTGTCGGACAAACCATTGGGATAACCAGAGCCATCCATGCGTTCGTGGTGCTGCAGAACCGCAGCGGCCACCGGCCAGGGAAATGGAATATTCTTGAGGATGTCGAAACCGACTTCGGCATGGGTCTTCATTATGCCCATTTCCATCTGGGTCAGCCGAGTAGGCTTGGCCAGGATTTCGGCTGGAACGTAAATCTTGCCCAGATCGTGCAGGATGGCCGCCACGCGAATGCCCTCGATACGCTCCTTGGGCAGGCCCTGTTCCCGGGCCATGGCGCAAGCCAATTGTGAAACACGCTGCTGGTGTCCGGCAGTATAGGGGTCGCGCTTCTCCGAGGTCACGGCCAAGGCGTTGACCGTTTCTTCCAGGCTCGTTTTAAGCTGGCTGACGCTCTTTTGCAGGGCATATTCGGCTTCGCGCCGCTCGGTGATGTCATGGAGCACGAGCACAGTGCCCCGCACAGACCTGCCTTCGGAAATGATGGGCGAATGCGACATATTCACAGGGACTTCGCGCTGCGGCCCTGTAACCAAGGTGTGCA comes from Desulfocurvibacter africanus subsp. africanus DSM 2603 and encodes:
- a CDS encoding metallophosphoesterase; protein product: MKGLYWIVFGDMHGQTGNVARIPGIREAEGIIISGDLTNHGGPNEVMAVVEAVRRVNSRVLAQIGNMDKPAADKALFDAGLNLHRAGLELAPGLGIMGVGYSTPTPFNTPSEAKEDVIAEWLRETHKLINDCERLVLVSHTPPHGTATDVIGTGAHVGSTSVRQFIERVQPELCITGHIHESRAEDVIGRTRILNPGALAEGGYVRLIWDGGDVSATLESM
- a CDS encoding HD domain-containing phosphohydrolase — translated: MIVEDEAIVALDIQNRLRLLGYEIVTVVSSGEEALEAAARYSPELILMDIMLDGDIDGIEAAAIIRERHRIPLVYLTAYADEKTLQRAKITEPFGYIIKPFEDRELGITIEMALYKHTIERKLVESERWLATTLNSIGDAVLTTDERGRVKYLNPAALRILGCEESLALGKDLSTIFALYDPKGVNIAPDLVSNVLDQAHTVASTDMHTLVTGPQREVPVNMSHSPIISEGRSVRGTVLVLHDITERREAEYALQKSVSQLKTSLEETVNALAVTSEKRDPYTAGHQQRVSQLACAMAREQGLPKERIEGIRVAAILHDLGKIYVPAEILAKPTRLTQMEMGIMKTHAEVGFDILKNIPFPWPVAAAVLQHHERMDGSGYPNGLSDKDICCEARIISVADVVEAMSSHRPYRAALGIERALEEIARNRERLYDAECVDICLSLFRDKGFQFTSDLL
- a CDS encoding 5-formyltetrahydrofolate cyclo-ligase → MTTSKAYLRRDMLARRSALALDWVDRASAAIQTAITAMPAFGRAREVLLYMAVRNEVGTGQLLDDLLRRKIRVLLPRCESDKPGVMHLACLGCREELLPGAYGIPEPDPGVCATVDDFAPDLAIIPGLAFDRRGRRLGYGGGYYDRLLASPALAQCLLVAPAYSFQVVDELPVDPWDRAVHCLVTENDVIEVVS
- a CDS encoding sigma-54-dependent transcriptional regulator; the protein is MSARILIIDDEESIRFSLRGVLEDEGHEVIEAGSGEQGLEMVENQGPDLVFLDIWLPGMDGLHVLEKVREGQVDVPVIMISGHGNVETAVSAIKKGAFDFIEKPLSLEKVVITVNKALEFGKLLRENLELRAQVNTDRAESLTGNAPSIVRLREQVARVAPTDAWVLITGENGTGKEIVARQVHAGSRRAKRPMIAVNCAAIPEELIESELFGHEKGSFTGADKAQAGKFELANHGTLFLDEIGDMSLKTQAKILRILQEQSFERIGGRKTITVDVRVIAATNKDLPTEIKAGNFREDLYYRLKVFPLEVPPLRKRAEDIPLLIEEFLDLLVRAHNFKPLTFTPEALEILQRYPWPGNVRELKNFVERMLIMYAGQMVGPRELPPEITGGIDEDHVLGSDLACQPDLDLKTARMVFETRFLEAKLRECSGSVSKLADAVGMERSSLYRKLKAYNIQVQE
- a CDS encoding exodeoxyribonuclease III — encoded protein: MKLLSWNVNGFRAVAGKNFLDWLRASAADVVCLQETKLWPEQITEQELHPDGYTGVWNSHATRKGYSGVASLFTRKPLSTSFGLPDARFRGEGRLICLEYERFYLCNVYFPNGQKGGERLRFKLGYYDAFLDYALELRKHKPVVVCGDFNTAHKEIDLAHPAANAHTSGFLPEERQWLDRFVAAGFVDTFRLFEPGGGHYTWWSYFTKARERNVGWRIDYFFVSEELRGAVKRAWIEPGVPGSDHCPVGLELDG